Sequence from the Sphingobacteriaceae bacterium GW460-11-11-14-LB5 genome:
CGCAATATAAAAATAACCAGCCTGTTGTAAAGAAGAAATACCCGAACCAATGCCATAAGTATAACCTTTATCCTCGCGGATATTGTTCATTAAACGTGATCCAAAATAGCCCCCTAAAACGGTATTTAAAATCTGAAGTCCCGAAAAATCCTCGTGTGTGCGGTTAATCGCCAACTGACCTATTCTGATGGCCGATTGTAAAGCCTCTGGTTTTTCGGTATAAACAAACTGTTTTGCCGTTGTGGTGAAATTGAAACTATTTTTTACCGCATTACTTTTTTCCCAATCCTTCCCAAAAGCATCATTTAACAGCTCAAAGCTGGTGTTATCAAACTTTCCTGAAACAATTATGGTACAATTATTTGGTGCATAGGCCGCTTTAAAATATGCTATTAAATCTTCGCGCTTTAATGCATCGTAATGTTCTGCTTTAATATTTACACCATAAGCGGTATCGCCAAATAAAGCATGGGCAAATTCTTTTCTCGAAAGCACATCGTTTTTTTTCAGGTTTACCTGTAACTTTTGCTTCTGATTCTGGATGTAAATATCGAGCTCGTGTTGTGGAAACTGACTTTCTGATAAAACATCTTTCACAATCGGCAATACCGAATGTAAATGTTTATTTAAAGTGTACAGTGTAACCGAAGATTGGTCCTGGGCATATTCTGTTTGGAAAAATGCACCATAAAAATCAATCTGCTCTGCAATTTCTTTTGAAGTTAATTTATTTGTTCCATTATTGATCAAAGCGCTAACCGCAATCGCCTGCAATGGTTTTTCGAGTTTCCAGTTTACGTTATCAAAAATAAATTCAATACGTACCAGATCCTGCTCTCCGGAATAAACTGTAAAAACGGGTACACCGTTATCTAATACTTTTTTTTCGGGGTGGATAAAATTTATGGTCGATACCTGCTTAAAATCAGGCGCCTGTTGTCTGTTAAGCATTTTCTTCAGTTAAATAATATAAAGTTGACGATGAATTGGTTTGGAAAGTTTCGTTAGATATCCGTTTAATATCTTCGGCTTTAACCTTTAAAAATGCTTCGGTTTCCTGGTTCAATAAAGCCGCATCTCCAAGTAATTCGTAATAAGCCAGGTTCATCGCTTTATCTAACAGGCTCATTTCAGAAAAAACAAGTACCGATTCTACCTTGTTCTTCACTTTAGTTAATTCAGTTTCAGAAACCAGCTCGGCTTTTAATTTTTCCAGTTCAACCCAGATTGCTTTTTCTGCCCTTTCGATAGTTACACCTTCCACCAGTTTACCTTCAACAATAAACAAACCCGGATCTAAACTGCTCGAAATATAAGCGTTGATATCGCTAAAAAGTTTCTGTTCCTTTAACAGGCTATTGTACAAACGCGAAGACTGTCCCCGTGATAAAATATCCGATAATAAATCAAAGGCATAATAATCCTGACTTAATCGCCCTGGCATTTTAAAAGCCATATAAAGCGCGTTTAATGGCACATTCGCCTGAACAGTTTCGGCTCTGGCTTCAGTTTGAGGTTCCTCCTGTACCAAATCGCGGTTGTATTTATCTCCGGCGGGAATAGGTTCGAACCATTTTTCGGCCAGTTTTTTTACCGCTTCGGTTTTCACATTGCCACCCACTACCAAAATCGCATTTTGTGGGGTATAATGTTTCTTGAAAAATGCTTTCACATCTTCCATGGTCGCATTTTCGATATGCGAAAGTTCTTTCCCGATGGTTGCCCAGCGGTAAGCATGCTTTTTATAAGCTAATGGACGCAACTTTAACCAAACATCGCCATAAGGCTGATTAAGATAACGTTGTTTAAATTCCTCACTTACTACATTTCGCTGGGTATCTAAACTTTTTTCAGAAAAAGCCAGACTCAACATGCGGTCGCTCTCCAGCCAGAATGCAGTTTCTATATTTTCAGCAGGCAGCGTGATGTAATAATTAGTAATATCGTTACTGGTAAAAGCGTTGTTCTCACCTCCTACGCGTTGTAAAGGCTCGTCATAATTGGGGATATTGATTGATCCCCCAAACATTAAATGCTCAAACAAATGCGCAAAACCCGTTTTTTCCGGATCCTCATCGCGTGCGCCTACATCATACAAAATATTCAGAACTGCCATCGGAGTAGTTGCATCTTCATGCACCAAAACTTTTAACCCGTTAGCTAGTGTAAAACGATTAAAATCTACCATTATTTAATTTTAGAGCGGTAAAGATAATTTAATAATTCGTTTAGCAGAAAGTGATTATCAAGAGAATACAATTAAAAGATATTTTAGTCGCTGGCAATTCTATTTTTATTATTTTAGCAACAGATAATCAAGTAAACATGGGTGAGGAAACAGCAAAAAATTCTTTCGGAATTTTAAATAGTTTAAAAAAATTAATTTTTGAAGACAGTGCAGATGAGCCAGGCACCACACCAGCTCAGCAACCGACCAGCTCCAGTACAAAAACGCCCGAACCTGTAACTAACCAGCCACAGGTTAATCTAAAGGAAAATGTGAGTGCAGTAGGTGTTACCGATGTGAAGCAAATGAAAGTAAAAGTTTTGGGTATACTGGAAAAAATGAATGAGCCCGGACTCGATTTTTTTGAGGTTTGGAATGCTGCAGCAGAAATGGGCAGTATTGATGCTTCAACGATAAAAGCTGCTTATACATCTTTAAAATATGTAGAAAAAGACTTAAATAAACAAAAGCTGTTA
This genomic interval carries:
- a CDS encoding peptidase M16, yielding MVDFNRFTLANGLKVLVHEDATTPMAVLNILYDVGARDEDPEKTGFAHLFEHLMFGGSINIPNYDEPLQRVGGENNAFTSNDITNYYITLPAENIETAFWLESDRMLSLAFSEKSLDTQRNVVSEEFKQRYLNQPYGDVWLKLRPLAYKKHAYRWATIGKELSHIENATMEDVKAFFKKHYTPQNAILVVGGNVKTEAVKKLAEKWFEPIPAGDKYNRDLVQEEPQTEARAETVQANVPLNALYMAFKMPGRLSQDYYAFDLLSDILSRGQSSRLYNSLLKEQKLFSDINAYISSSLDPGLFIVEGKLVEGVTIERAEKAIWVELEKLKAELVSETELTKVKNKVESVLVFSEMSLLDKAMNLAYYELLGDAALLNQETEAFLKVKAEDIKRISNETFQTNSSSTLYYLTEENA
- a CDS encoding peptidase M16, which produces MLNRQQAPDFKQVSTINFIHPEKKVLDNGVPVFTVYSGEQDLVRIEFIFDNVNWKLEKPLQAIAVSALINNGTNKLTSKEIAEQIDFYGAFFQTEYAQDQSSVTLYTLNKHLHSVLPIVKDVLSESQFPQHELDIYIQNQKQKLQVNLKKNDVLSRKEFAHALFGDTAYGVNIKAEHYDALKREDLIAYFKAAYAPNNCTIIVSGKFDNTSFELLNDAFGKDWEKSNAVKNSFNFTTTAKQFVYTEKPEALQSAIRIGQLAINRTHEDFSGLQILNTVLGGYFGSRLMNNIREDKGYTYGIGSGISSLQQAGYFYIATEVGADVCSAALTEIYKEIEILKNELVGEEELNLVRNYMLGSMLGSLENVFSHADKFKNIYFAGLDYDYYTRYIEKVKNITAEELLALANKYLTTDHFTEVVIGKK